From a single Atribacteraceae bacterium genomic region:
- a CDS encoding type II toxin-antitoxin system death-on-curing family toxin, whose translation MKEPIWLTKAIIEAIHISQMREHGGQYGVRDINLMESALARPMNRWAYEQESDIITLTAIYGYGLTRNHCFIDGNKRVAFMAMYTFLGINGYEIDATEPEVVDLMLGAADGSISEEQLISWLRMHVR comes from the coding sequence ATGAAAGAACCGATTTGGTTGACCAAGGCAATCATCGAGGCAATTCACATCAGCCAGATGCGGGAACATGGCGGCCAGTATGGTGTCAGAGACATAAACCTTATGGAATCCGCTCTTGCACGCCCAATGAATCGCTGGGCATATGAGCAAGAATCAGACATTATAACTTTAACAGCTATTTATGGATATGGCCTGACAAGGAATCATTGCTTCATAGATGGTAATAAGAGGGTCGCTTTTATGGCGATGTATACTTTTTTAGGTATTAATGGATATGAAATTGACGCGACAGAACCAGAAGTTGTCGATTTGATGCTCGGCGCTGCAGACGGCAGTATTTCTGAAGAACAATTAATAAGCTGGTTACGCATGCACGTACGGTAA
- a CDS encoding AbrB/MazE/SpoVT family DNA-binding domain-containing protein, with the protein MARKITLRQMGGSIGATIPKEIAERFHLNKGDEVFVSETDKGILITPYDPNFDKAMAVYEKGAKKYRNALRELSE; encoded by the coding sequence ATGGCAAGGAAAATTACTTTGCGGCAAATGGGTGGCTCCATTGGAGCCACAATACCTAAAGAAATTGCTGAACGTTTCCATCTTAATAAAGGTGATGAAGTATTTGTTTCTGAAACCGATAAGGGTATCTTGATAACACCATACGATCCCAACTTTGATAAAGCGATGGCTGTTTATGAAAAAGGGGCCAAGAAATATCGTAATGCTCTTCGCGAACTCTCTGAGTAG